One Populus nigra chromosome 16, ddPopNigr1.1, whole genome shotgun sequence genomic window, AAAGATCCCACAAAAGGGTGTTAGCCGCATCAACGCCCACAAAATCCCTCTCCCCAACTCCTTGATCAACCCTTTAATTGAAGCCCCTGAGATCTGCTTAATCATCGATGACAGACCCAAGTCAGGCCTCAATAAAGATGCTGCCAAGAAGAAGATTCAAAACGACAACTTACCCATCTCCAAAATCATCAAGGTTTCCAAGCTCAAGACTGATTACCGTCCTTTTGAGGCTAAGAGGAAACTCCGTGATTCTTATGATATGTTCTTTGCCGATAAAAGGGTGGTTCCTCTCTTGCCTAAGATGTTAGGGAAACAGTttttcaagaagaagaagattccTGTGACTCTGGATTTGAAGCACCACAACTGGAAGGAGCAGATTGACAAGGCCTGTGGCTCTGCCTTGCTGTATCTGAGAAGTGGTACTTGTAGCGTGGTGAAGGTAGGGAGGGTTTCCATGAGTAGAGAGGAGATTGCCAAAAATGTGATGGCTGCTATTAATGGGATTGCTGATATTGTGCCTAGGAAGTGGGGTGGTGTTAGGTCTTTCCATGTGAAGTTGCTTGATAGCTTGGCTTTGCCTGTTTATCAGGTAGTTCCTGATTCGAAGTTGAAGATTGATGGTGGTCCCAAAGAGCAGGAGAATGATGAGGGTGTCGTCTCCGTGGAGGAAGAGAAGGCTAAAGAGGGGAGAGttggaaaaaagaagggaaGGATACAAGAGGTTAGATATAtggataataacaataataataatgataataatgggGATGGTCAGGTTGTTGATGAGGTTGAGTTGGGGAGTGATGGTGAAGGGGATATagataatgatgataatgatgattttgaaaAGGTCAGTGATGAACTgttaaagaagaagagaaagaaaggagatAATAAAGGGAAAGGTGAAAAGGAGCAGAAGGTAGCTAAGTTGAAGAAAGAAGATGGTGTCAAGCAAAAGAAAGTGAAGAATGAAGATGGTATCAAGCAGAAGAAGCTGAAGAAAGGTTCTTTGGTTTCAGAGAGTGGGGGAATGCAAGTGAGGggtgagaagaagaaaagattggCTGCATAATGATTCAATGTTGCTTCCTGGACTTGGAGAGAATCGGTGTATGGTCTTTTAGCAGGTTGTGGTCTTTATGGTATTGGTGCCGTAAActttttgttagtttatttatatttgcaaATTTAGCATAAAAGCTTTATTTAACTTAATCATGTACCTTGATTATGGAGAACAAATAGAATGGTAACTTTCTACTTTAGTATTCCATTGCTTAGATCTCAAATTTACTTTCTTGTCTCTTGAAATGTCATTTTTTGCATGATGGTTAGAATCTAGTTCTAGTTCAGATGTTGGAACCTGCATGAAGTAGAATTAAGCATATCTATTTATACTGATTTTTCTACAAAATGGTTCCATATGCTGTCTCGCAAGGAAACTGAAAGCAGTTAATTGTCTGATATGCATTGCTCGACCGTGGAAAACATACTTTTGAACTGCTTGTAATGGTAACCAAGGGGTGAAAGGGACCCTTCACCCAACCTGACCTGACCAGATGCGGATTGGGTGGGGGTGATGGATATGGGTGTTACCAGGTTGGGTGCAAGTGGTGGTTATCGGTGTACTGGGTCGAGTGCTGTTGCATAGAAAACCGGCCCTGATTCGCCCCGACCCATTGTCATGAAATACTGGTTTCTAAGGAAATTGTGAGCCATAGGAgcttaaaaaatgaaagactGTTTAGAGGAAGAGGGAAGAAAAACTTAAGAAGGAGAAAGAAGTGATGGGATCTTATAGCGGCAAAACAGTGATCTTGTCATCTCTATTTTTGTTGTCATAATTTTCACAAGATTGCATGCTGTTCCTACCCATTTGCTTTTTGAATGAGCTGATTTAGTTTTCAGTGTGCTGAGATTGGATAAATACACTGCCAAATTGAAACTTAAGGTGTTCATGTGCCTCTTATATCTTCTTAAAGAGATTGATGTTTCTGCCAATGGACAAGCTATCTTGGTTGCTGAATGTTGACCACAATTGAATGATTCTATATAACAGATTGATTGGTATGGAAAAATTCCATCACTCTAAAATTGGTTTCTCAGGGATATGCATGTGTTGATGATTTTACTTGCCATCGCTAgttgttataaattataatacatCTCCCGGTAAAATTTCCAAACGGTTTGGGTTTCCCTAGTTTGTCTGCTATTCAGAAATCTTCTCTTCTAACCTGGGCTGCAGTGTCTGCTTTACAGGAGTTAATGTACTAGGGCTTTGTATGCATGACCtattttctcatgtttttgAGCATTACAAGCTTTAAATTTCAAAGGATGCATATCTTCTTGTTTGTTGCTCATTTTGTAGAAGCATTTCCATCATGTCCACAACAAGCTACGGAAACTACAAACTATTGAATTGGAGGAAGAGGCTGTGGTGGAGGTATGAGAGTTGGGGGCGAAGTTATGGTTGAGCCTCATAGACATGAAGGAGCATTCATTGCTAAGGGTGAAGAAGATGGTTCCTGGTGAGACTGCATAATCAGAAGAAAATCTGTTCAGgtatcattatttttcttctattgtTATCTCCATTCATGAAAATGCATCTTTTATGAAGACCGAAGAGTGTTGTTTTTCTATTGCatcaagtttttctttcttgtttggtGAATATGTTATgttgtatatattatttatgtatttattttattaaatcattcTTTTCTTCTCAGAATGAAGATGGAACTAAAACAGAGTACAGGGTCTGGAACCCCTTCCGATATAAATTGGCAGCTTCCATTCTTGGTGATGTTGATGATGTTTGGATTGAAAGTTTCATTCACCAGATTGCTCCCGGTTCTTCTGGAAGAAAACAGGGGCTCCCCAATCCTTTCCCCAgcaatatagaaaaaaactgCCTTGGAGGCTGGATTCTAAATAGGTCGTGATCAATGTCTACACTCTTCAcctgttttatttttgaatcaagaGACCTGGCGCTAAAGTTCTTTACCGAGGAGCTGCTTCTGGCTACTACTTTCTCTCGTGTCTGATATTATTGGTCTGCTGGCCATGTATGGATAATAtaataatcttgttttttttaaccgaTTTTTTCTACTGAATGGTTCTGTTTGCAAGATGGTAGGCTGATATGCACTGCACAAACCATGCGAAACGTGCTCGGGGGTGTTTGGAGGATGAAGAGGGGAAAAACTggtttgaaaagaaagaaggaatggGGATGGGAATTTATTCGATATGCCCGTTCTAGATCCGGTCAATCCTTTACTTGATTGGATTAAATCGCAGAAGTTTTGCGTGCTTGCTTTCCTTGTCCATTTGCTTTATGAAAGAGCTGATGAGATTTTGAGTCTGCTGAAATTGGATGATAGTACGGGgtcaaattgaaatataaaggcGTCCATATGCCTTTATATTTTCTGAAAGAGCTTGATAGGAGATTTGAGCCAATTAATAGGACTTCGTATGCATggcttgttttttcttatttttgagCTTGAAAAGCTTTAAATTTCAAAGCATGCTTATCTTCCTTGTTTATAGAGCAATTTACGGAAGCATTTATTTCCATCatgtctatatataaaaaatcaaatccactTCAGATActgtttttatttcaaacaagtTATGGAAACTACAAGCTTGAATTGAATTGGTAATGTATTTATCAACACAACCTTAGCCACTATCTGACACGACCTCTCTTCCAAGAGGTTGGCTTTGCCCAGTATGGCCGACAAACATCGCAAGGAAAGAAAGACGGACGATGCCTGTGGGACAGAGGACTCTAATGGTTTTAAGGCCCCATGAGGTCCCAAGTCAcgaaaaataatgcaaatacaTGTATAGGATGTATTCCATATCTGATTCTTTTGTTTTACCATCATCTAAACGTGGAGCAATCCTCCATCTGCAGAATCCAACTCCCGTTCATCATATGTATAGGTTAGTCATCTGTGACTCCACCCCTCTACTTATAGATAGATTGTGTGTAGAGTAATTCTGTTGCTCATTTTGCTTTTGCTTCTGCTGTCGCGGCCATTGCTCTTGCTGCTGTTTTTGATGGTATAAAAACGTAAGCCTTGCTATTTCTTTCTCTAGCATATCCTGCTCCACTGTGTTTAACAACATATGCACACCACAAGTACAAATGATACTCAAGCTGTAGTCCAAAATATTAGGGCGGGGGAGGGGGAttgcaaaaatgataaaagTGTAGGGGGGTCACATCGGGAGACTTACGGTATTTTGCGAGTTGTTCCTGTGATAAACTATCCAAACGTTGCCTCAAGGCTTGATTTTCCATGCCGAGTATGAGACTTTTTCGGTATAGATATTCAAGATTGGCTGAAACTTGAGATCCTTCAGCCTGTACGgcaaacaaatttttttgtcaaatctaCATATAGCATGACAGTTGATTAAGATACACTAGGGATGCTTCAAATTCTGCAGCCAGCTTGCCTCTAATATTTGGACACTTCTTTCAAGTTGAGCTATATACTGAAGTTTTCTCAAACGTGAACGCTGAGCGAATTGCCTGCATGATTCTAAAGATGTTAGAGCATCCCAATTGCAGAATTCAATTGCAAGCAAAAAGGGCATTACTTGAATACTCACTGCTTAGCACGTTTGGAATCCGTTTTTGATTTAGAAGGATTATGATTAACATTAGATGAGACTTCTGAGTCATCTTGATTTTGCTTGACAATAGGTTTCGATGGCAAACCTACTCCAGCTGGTTCTTGTGGAGCAAAGTCTTGAAGAGTAATGCTATCCGTTGAAGGCACAACTCCACTGAAACTGCTGGTCACAGAAATCAGGGGTGATTCCCTGGACTTATTCTTTTCCTTGTCAGGAGTAGAACCTGAATGAAAGCTAGTTTTCCAAGAATTTTCATGATAATTAATGGTGTGAAATTCCCAAGTAGGTCCACCAGCTGCAGCACTAGTTTTGAGCATGGTTTCCTCTTTCCTAAATGTCTTGCTTGCCGTGTCCGGGAAAGCAACAGAGTCACTTGATGAACGTCGATGACTTTTGTACAAAGGCAAGTCTGGCTCATCCAGGAGATCATCAAGCCAAGATAATTGCTCAACCAGAAAACTATCAGAAGAGGCGCGTTGATGGTGCGACTCTCCTTCCACAGGCCTCAAAAAGCCCTCTGAAGATTCTATTGCACAAGTAGAGATGTAATCGGTGCTGTAGGGTGGAAAAATCATTTCAACGGGGTTTCCAAAAGTACGTGCTGGATTCTCTTTTGGACAAAGGGAAAAAGTTTCCATATCATGAGGTCATGAGCCTGTTAGAATGCATGTGTTCAAGGAAATATATATCATTACAAAACGAAATGTtaagaaacaaagttaaatagGGTTGCATTGCTTCCTACATAATTTGACAAGCACCAAGAAAGCTATCAAAAGAGCTCAAGACTTGACAGATCATTCAAACCAGAAACATTAAGAGAAATCATTTGATTTGATGGAGACAAAACCACATTATTATGGGccaatatacatatatacagtCGTTTCTTTCATATATAAATCCTCGTGTTTCTTCTAAAACAAGCAAAGAGCCGAAGGTTGAAATAGAGCAAATgtagaaaattgaaaaaggcGATTTAGAAGATGTGTAAAAGGTAGagtaccaaaaaaaagaaaaaaggagagagagggagagaaccGGATGGCAGGATGAATGGAGTATTGAAGAAGAGGAAGGCAGCCAGGCAGCGGAGGCGTTAGCTAAAGAAGgggtatatattattatatatgttgGAGATGTGCTGTCGGCTCCATTGTGTTCaaggcctctctctctctctctctcatacaAGTGAGAGAGACACCAAAGGAAaacacaatcaaaagaatataagCTTTTAATGTGATTCCCAAAAAAAGAGAGCCAATGGGCTAACCGCATTTTGCGTAAACAATTTACTACATTTTCCTAGTCGTATTTAATCCAATATCCATGCCATGCAAAAGGGAGGTAGAGGGCTCTGGCTGTCTCCCTTCATTTTAAGCAAACCCTATCTATCTGCTTTAATTTGGCTCTCACTTCTTTCCTTAAATACTGCCAAGTGAAGTAAATATagtcattctaaaaaaaaaacaatctgctATCGATATCGTTGATCACGAGTTTCTTATCTAGCGAAGCTTTGAGGTCATTTCATTTCGTAAAAATGAAATATTCGGGGACAGCTTTCCTGTTGACGTAGTGAGGTGATAGAGCTTGAGATGACTTCCCAGCAAGCAGGGCCATTACTGATGTTGATTCTGCCTTCCTTGTCACAGAATATGCCAACTAAATTCCTAGTCTCGGAGATAACATTAGTCCTCCAAATTAGGCAGACCCCAGATTCAAATGATGAACCCAGCCCAAGCCAATGGAACCCCATTAATagataaatcattatttttcgAGTCAAATTCAATGCTGAGATAATATTTCATGATAGTGCTGTTAGTAAATGATACAAGTAGAGCTTTAATTAAAGAACAGAGAACAAAAAGGAACATAAACATAATGCACTAAGAGCAGacatctagttttatttatagaaatcaAACACTACATAAGATAAGAATAAAACACAAcagttgttactcatttttgggctCCACATGCTAGTGATTATGTATATCCCTTTTAAACCAAATATAGGAGTTTAGTTCATGGTTGatgaaaaattgacaaaaacagagaagaaatgaatgttttTCGAACTCTGTTTCAACTGTTTTCTGCTATCTTTATTCTTCCACTTCATTGACAAAATTGTCAGGATTCTTAGATTAATTCGGAGTCTTTATGATGCTAAACTCGTCTCttctttatttggtttttaagtTTGGATAAATCCCTTAgaatttgcattaaaaaataattctgctGCTATCGCAATTCTGTTGTAATACCAATTTTGTTTCAACTTAGACTTTGATTCTGACTCGGTTTCGCGCAATATCAGATCGTTCCAGCTATATTATGTCATTCATGACATGTCAAAGAATTGATctacacctttattgggtcctagggcCCACTATTCTTATGTCAGACTCTTAGTCATATAGGGATGCTAAACATTTTCAGTTTTCGAATCAGATCAGGAGACTCACTTTGACCAACTAGTTTACTGCTGGATtctattcttcaaaacaattttatctgACTTTaaatccttcatgaaagttgtagtcctgTACGTGTAGATGAATTTGAGTTTTTGAATCGTCTAATTTCGATAttagaagctcaagatattcctgtttaaatatctagtgtgaaagtagAGAATCCTGTCGTGAGAAGGATTTTGGCTCGAGTTTGCAAGGACACAATTGTAAGATGCTTAAAGTTTGAAGACCAATTACAGGCCAATTTGAAGTCcttttttttggaccaaggactaAATGAAAAAGGTGCTAAAATAAGAGAGTTGATTGAAAgtaaaattagaagaaattttaccggatgaagaaattgaagaacGAGGATTagatcagaaaagaaaaattagtcaTGCTGGATtacattgttgtttttttatttgttttttgcctttcggttcaagaaaaaaatgacatcatCCCTCTTTTAGACATAACTCACGTTTTGCTCTCATTTTTAAACAAGACAACGCCGTACTACCCTTTGTTTTGACACAAACCACACAACCCcttcatgaaaatataattaacatagCACTATCCATTTGCATTGTGAGAATAATGCCTCCCCGTTtgcaattctttatttttctctgcACAACTATCCTGACtgatttatttccttttctttgcaaCTTCCTGGTGGTTTCCATGATTCTCTCGCTTGATTTTGGAGCTGCAGATCACCTTTATTTCCAACTTTAATCTAAAGGAGACAACAACTTTCGTGCCTCCTCTGTGCCAGCTGTAAAATGACATAAAGAGAGAGACCTCACCATCATCTAATGGCTGGGATTTTATCCCGAACACAGATGGTTGGGATAAGGTGTTAATGTGGAAGGTAGTGACTGATGATCACAGAATATGAATCAGAATATTTTAGTTTCctatttttgctttatttgatCACCCGAGATTATATTCTAGAATTAATGTAATATTCGTTTCCTAATAAAAGCTGTGATTAAGCCATATAAACCTCCTCTGCTGGGAGGGAAGGGGGAGGGGGgggcaaaaaaaaaggaaaagaaaaacaaaaaaagagaagagaaacaagAGAGAGGTAGGCGACACTAGGCAGAGAAAGAgagacagaaaagaaaaaaaaacacatagagGCAGAAGAGAGAGCAAAGGAGAGGAATGAGAGGGAGATTAGAAAGGAACAACAGAAAGGATTAAGGTTTCTTAAGATCATCAAAAGCTGAAGCAAGCAGGGACTGCTTTTTGGTCTTTGCTCCATTTTCTGCAAACAAATCTGCAGAACAGGGGAGAACAAATGAGCTAAAACCAGTAGAGAGAAAGGGACAAAGGCGTAGAGAAAAACGCAGGAGATGGATGCAAACAGAGAATAGAAGGAAAATGGGCTAAAAAACAGACGAGAATACTGATAGATCAACCATCACGCCTTTAACACTGCTACAACTCCTTCATTTTCGCCTCCAGGTCTGTTATTCCCAGCTTTGCATACATTATTAGTTACGTtattactgttcaagtgaatcaTAATTCACTTTAACAGTAACTAGGCAAAGCACGCGTGAGGAAACTCACACATGCCTTTGTGCCCAACCGGGTCACTGGTTTGGACTAGTAACCCGACTATGCTTGTTGTGTTCAGCCCAACCACATAGGCCAAGCTGGacccagcaaaaaaaaaaacgagtaagatcgttggttttttttcgtgtatttattttatgtttttttcttatatatatatgtctaaaaaaatgttttcttatgTGTTgtatacggccaataccctaacatattttgaacattcctctttttataaaaaaaaaacaaatattcaaagttttaaaagaaaatgtgttttagcatggatttcttaaacacaaaaatttttttcttgtattctggattttacaacatgtttgtaaaacttcAAAGAgtgttggccaatattccaaaaaaatacaaaatcttatttttggagAATTCTACTTTATTCACCatttatatttggataaagaaatccataagggattaatatccaaaatattattgggaataacttgttattattcactgttaatgtttagataaaaaaaaccaaagtggttaatatccaaaatatttttctagaaataataagtcatcacacatctttgaaagaagcctcgattataattgaggatattttaatttttttaacttcacggtttacgagccatgaaagtatgaaacactaaggcagaaataggcttttaaagcgcTCTAAATTTCCtcagatttctaaattttttatccctcttccttgcgatttacgagttaCGAACACTTGAAATagtaagggaaaaatgagcttttaagcatattgaatctccttagatttctatcttAGCTATCTTTTAATTCATAGGTTATAAATTTagttcaaatcaaacatagattttAGAGATAGCTAGTGGTTCTTCTTGACACTCtgtagacatatctaaaggtatgatcTATATTGGTCAAGGATTCTTacttttagactttgaacccaagtccattcatcatagcaaacctATCCTAGAAAAACTAATTAGAGAACACCAataccatagcaattataaggcaaatcaaacaccaagcaagtacttaccttaggtagagcgtactaggggtgctaaaagcTGCCCTTTCCGCAACCAATCCATTGCCTTTGAATctttaaaaaactagttaagtttcctagtgaccataatactaggtggcgattctttttttcacaaaacaaagaCCCTGAAAACAAATCCTCGCTTCGGGAAGGGACGCCGCGACACCACGCTGTCGCGAGGGTGCGGCAACAACCATCATCTCCTTTATCTAAGGAGATATATATGACTTATTAGACTTATCCTTAATAAACTTAAATCTACGAATTCAAACAATTAATTCAAACAACATTAAGATAACAATGACATTAgctgataaataataaaagaaccaTTATAGAATAAACTCTAGCTTTGTTGCCATTACTTTAATACTCCTTCTGGGTTCCAAAGCTGCACTTTCCTATCCTCTCCCTTAGAGTTTCAAACCTATCTTTAGCTAAAGGCTTGGTAAACAGGtttgctaattgtttttttaaagtgcaATAGATCAACTCTAATTCTCCTTCATGCTAGAACTGTCTAATAGCATGGTACTAGCTTGATCTTCATATGCTTGGTCCTGTTatgaaaaatagaattttttaaaatagctaTTGCTGATGGGTTATCACAAAACAATTCTGTGGGACTTCATTGATCAAAGTCTAGATCATTTAACATTTTTCTTAGCCATATCAATTGCTTTGCTGCCACATATATTACTATGTATTCTGCCTCTGCAGTAGAATGTGCAACCACTGATTGCTTCTTTGAGTTCCAACAAAAAATGCTTCCTCCTATAGCAAAGCAATAACCTGAGGTGCTCATCATTTCTTCATCACTTTAGCCCAATCACTGTCAGAAAAACCAACAAGTTTAATAGAACTAGATTTCATAAAATGCATGCCAAACTCTAGGGTCCTTTTCAAATATCTCAGAACTCTCTTGGTTATAAGAAAATGGATTTGAACTGGATCTTGCATGAACCTAGAAAGCTAATTGACATTAAACATAATGTCTGGACGTGTAGAAGTTAAATACAACGGGCCGCCAACTAAACTTTTATAGGCATTACTATCAGTTTTGGGTGCTCCATCCTTCTTCATCAGCTTTTGTCCCAGTACCATATGTGTACTGACTGGTTTGCAATTTTTcattgcaaatttatttagtaaCTTCATAGTAAACCTCTTTTGACATAGGAAATAACCTTGCTCATATTGAGTTACTTCCCATGCCTAATAAGTATGACAACAAGCCACGCTTATTCATCTCAAACTTATCcttcttgtttgttttaaacTCTTCTATTAGTTGTTCCTTGTCTCCTACAATcaataaattatctttattcATGCTTCTTTCAAAGCCTAAACTCAAGAGATAACTGTCCAATCTGCTGTACCAGACTCTAGGAGCCTGTTTAAGTCCATACAAAGCCTTCTTTAACATATACACTTTGTTTGATGTGATCTCCTTTTCAAAGCCATCAGGTTATTCAACATGTATTTCTTCATTTAGAACACCATTTAGAAATGAAGACTTAACatccaactaaaaaatatgccAACCATTTTGTGCTGCTAGAGTAAGCAAAGCTTTATTGTATCTAGCCTAGACACTGGAGCAAATATGTCGGTGAAGTCAATACCTGGCTCTTGTGAATAACCCTTCACTACAAGTCTTGCTTTGTGCTTGTTGATACTTCCATCTACATTCAACTTGGTTTTGAAAATCCATTTCACATCAATTACCTTCTTATGAACGGGTCTGTCAACCAGCATCTatgtttcattcttttatatCATCGTGAGCTTCTCTTTCATTGTAGTTATCCATACTTGTGAGTTGATAACTTCTTTAAAATCTATTGGTTCTGCTTCAGCAATATTGCACCTGTTGTAAATGTCAGTTAAGGATCTTGTCACCCTTACTGGTTTGTCATCGACATCAACATCATCCTCTACAACATCCAGTTCAATTTAATGCTCCtgttttgtcccttcaattgatGCAGCTTCCTAGTTTCATGTACTATTCTCTGCAACTTTTACATTTCTAGCTATCATaactttattaaatttcatattataGATTGTATAGGCTTTAGATTTTGTGTTATAGCTTATAAGAATTCTTATATCAACCTTTTTGATCAAGTTTTCTCCTCTTAACTTCAGGTTGCAAGACATAACAAGGGTTgctaaaaacttttaaatgatCAACATTGGGTTTAAAGTCATTATAGATTTCATAAGAAGTCTTGTCTCTAAAAACTCTTATAGCCATACAATTTAGAAGGTAGGATGTTGTGTTTAGTGCATCTGCCCAGAATTTTAATGCCATTTCCTTCTTATATAGCAAACATCTTGCCATTTCCATCAATGTTTAGTTTCTCCTCTCACTGATTCCATTTTGTTATGGAGTGTAAGGCACTGTTAGTTGATGTTTGATGCCTTCTTTTGCCAAAtatctcttaaattttttttataggtaaaCTCACCCCCATTGTCAGATCTCAGCATCTTCAGTTTGTTTCCTATTTCTAGTTCAACTGTTGTCTTAAATCTTACAAACTCAGCAAACACGtcagcttttttaaaaaataaacccagCAGAATCTATTATAGtcatcaacaaataataaaaagtactttgaacCATTCAAAGATTTATTGTGCATCGGACCACACACATCTGTATGTACCAACTAGAGCTTTGATGATGCTCTAAATGTATTATTAGGAAAAACAATTCTAGTATGCTTTCTTAATTGACAGGCTTCACAAATATcctatttttcttgtatttctgGTAAACCATAGGCCATCTGCAGATCAGGCATCATTTTTAAGGTTGCATAGTTGAAATGCCTCAATCTTTTGTGCCATAGAATACAATCAGTATAGacacaagcgttaacactcaaACAAGCTTCTTTCCAATCAATATTAAAACTTCTATCCATCATCTTAATAGAGAGCAATAATATTCCTATTTTGTCTCTAATATTACACATTCCATCATTGAAAGATAATGAGTAGCCAGATTCAAGTAATTGTCTCACACTCACTAGATTCTGATTAATCTTATGTACATAAAGcatattttttagagtttttataCCTGACATTGTTTCAACTTCAATTGCCCCTTTTACTTTAACCTTCACATACTCTCCATTGCCAATTCTGACTTTCAACATATAGCTTTTGTCCAAATCCTTGAATAATCTCAAATCTGCAGTCATATGATTAGTGCAGCCACTATTAATAAGCCATGAAGAATTGTTTACCTCTGCTATGTTGCACATCTATTCTAATATAGCCATGAATAAATGATCTTCCTTGGCTTCTGAATTTTCTGCAATATAAGCTtgtttcactattttttatttgtttttgcagaaCCTTTTGATGTGACCAAATTGTTTGCAACTTCTGCATTATGCATTCTTAAGCCAACACCAAACTTTTAGATGATTTGTTTTCTGATAAAATTTACAAGGAGAGAagttctctcttctttctttccctcTAGTGATATTGTTCTGACGCTAGTTATTTGATTGCCaacctttccttttctctctttttcattcttgattgttttttccaGAATTATTAGCCCGACTCTTCTTTTTGAAAACTACAACAAGAGCTCCTGCACTTGTTCCTTCTTGTTTGTAAGCTTGCCTCTACTCTACTGCTTGTAATGCATTAACCAATTCTTGAAACtcatttctaaaaaatcttttgaatctTCTAGAGAGCAAATCTTATGCTCAAATTTCTCTGGTAGACTTACCAAAACCTTCTCCA contains:
- the LOC133676324 gene encoding uncharacterized protein LOC133676324 encodes the protein MTTLPPPPSSGVSPKTVEKAVNALLKWRSSTLNTQKPQLLEQDEFFYLILTLKKIPQKGVSRINAHKIPLPNSLINPLIEAPEICLIIDDRPKSGLNKDAAKKKIQNDNLPISKIIKVSKLKTDYRPFEAKRKLRDSYDMFFADKRVVPLLPKMLGKQFFKKKKIPVTLDLKHHNWKEQIDKACGSALLYLRSGTCSVVKVGRVSMSREEIAKNVMAAINGIADIVPRKWGGVRSFHVKLLDSLALPVYQVVPDSKLKIDGGPKEQENDEGVVSVEEEKAKEGRVGKKKGRIQEVRYMDNNNNNNDNNGDGQVVDEVELGSDGEGDIDNDDNDDFEKVSDELLKKKRKKGDNKGKGEKEQKVAKLKKEDGVKQKKVKNEDGIKQKKLKKGSLVSESGGMQVRGEKKKRLAA
- the LOC133675388 gene encoding uncharacterized protein At4g06598-like, giving the protein METFSLCPKENPARTFGNPVEMIFPPYSTDYISTCAIESSEGFLRPVEGESHHQRASSDSFLVEQLSWLDDLLDEPDLPLYKSHRRSSSDSVAFPDTASKTFRKEETMLKTSAAAGGPTWEFHTINYHENSWKTSFHSGSTPDKEKNKSRESPLISVTSSFSGVVPSTDSITLQDFAPQEPAGVGLPSKPIVKQNQDDSEVSSNVNHNPSKSKTDSKRAKQQFAQRSRLRKLQYIAQLERSVQILEAEGSQVSANLEYLYRKSLILGMENQALRQRLDSLSQEQLAKYRYARERNSKAYVFIPSKTAARAMAATAEAKAK